One genomic segment of Dehalococcoidales bacterium includes these proteins:
- a CDS encoding 6-pyruvoyl-tetrahydropterin synthase-related protein: MLWRKTTTRFTRAGYFAPIVFLVITLIITLPTVISHFAPTYVDQMGHLFRLWFLTDSVLNGDLLPQWMPDWYIGMDAFRYYPPLVTYLMLPINLITGNPVDTYYIFGALLLYGTCLSAYYFARLLMSRWPAFIAALVFALSPMTTSIYWHEGNLGRALSALIAPFVFALAYKMLRNQRRVTCIVLVLSTTLLILAHAMQAYMFLFLLGVWLLIIGLFPERRWRELSFTATALLLGVGLSLFWLLPATTHVDLPNVPGIFIDKLFDYSITFSSFSSGTMETDPLIYFSPIALVFAIAGGVITLRSNLRWISISLIVVTFAGLILSFGTNLGDWMTRVPVFNKLLPSRFLLAALLPAVVLIGMWFQSLASKVRLPVRPVRLQSSFLIVLVIITIALLVWNYLPGLNMINEGRPALLEDFSTYLAEETHPGRAIIFSKENSSPSYWLTVGGNKPQAFGWAVEGTIHQDTQPLMNKAIVEDDTEYLENLFRLWQVNYAILGGDQIPMKQQLFSDTGFVTTRETTGTQTMPYILMKRENPLTPAFSFNMNTLAIGVGAAGLSGHLPWITRGDTDSLEDHDSSYLEHFDVIILWEPVIKDRQRFEAIITELAASGTDVYISPGRNVGNLAFGVSSEKVPMSGVCQVRNEASPPVSDDEALELTLPADWYGHIYYHIDGTDIMLDGSEQIPLLQHKIVGGEKVYFIGAAMLCLLDTTSELEAKMALESMLSRSHPYTDPTITPLPSEVTHASDVMTVEIATSEDGWVILSESYSPSWDMYLDDSPLAYYNIENMLAFYLPAGQHTVKGYYGLTTLQIMSIMLSFVSLIAVFLMLHIIRPFRISKTTLRNIPWRTGHGEFHHESAAGEETDICRQV; the protein is encoded by the coding sequence ATGCTTTGGAGGAAAACAACAACACGCTTCACCAGGGCTGGCTACTTCGCCCCAATCGTTTTCCTGGTTATTACGCTCATAATTACCCTGCCCACAGTTATTAGTCATTTTGCCCCGACCTATGTTGACCAGATGGGGCATCTTTTTCGCCTCTGGTTCTTAACAGATAGCGTGTTAAATGGTGATTTACTGCCACAATGGATGCCCGACTGGTATATAGGCATGGATGCTTTCCGTTATTATCCGCCACTGGTAACTTATCTGATGCTCCCGATAAACCTGATTACCGGCAATCCAGTGGATACCTACTATATCTTCGGCGCGCTGCTCCTGTATGGCACCTGCCTTAGTGCCTATTATTTCGCCAGACTTCTCATGTCACGTTGGCCGGCTTTCATCGCCGCGCTAGTCTTTGCTTTGTCACCAATGACTACCTCGATTTACTGGCACGAGGGTAACCTTGGGCGTGCTCTGTCTGCCCTTATCGCACCTTTCGTCTTTGCTCTTGCATACAAGATGTTGCGTAATCAGCGAAGGGTTACCTGCATCGTTCTTGTCTTATCCACAACTCTGCTTATCCTTGCCCATGCCATGCAGGCATATATGTTCCTGTTCTTGCTTGGTGTCTGGCTGTTAATAATCGGGTTATTCCCCGAACGGCGCTGGCGAGAACTCAGCTTCACCGCTACTGCATTGTTGCTCGGAGTTGGTCTTTCACTTTTCTGGTTACTGCCCGCAACTACGCATGTGGACTTACCCAATGTACCAGGAATCTTCATAGACAAGCTGTTCGACTATTCCATCACTTTCAGCAGCTTCAGCTCCGGTACGATGGAAACAGACCCTCTTATATACTTCAGTCCCATAGCGTTAGTATTCGCGATTGCGGGTGGGGTAATCACTCTGCGTAGCAATCTGCGCTGGATTTCCATTAGCCTGATAGTAGTAACCTTTGCCGGCCTGATTCTGAGTTTCGGCACGAATCTGGGTGATTGGATGACACGCGTGCCGGTATTCAACAAGCTGTTACCATCCCGTTTCTTACTGGCGGCTCTCCTTCCTGCGGTTGTTCTTATCGGAATGTGGTTTCAATCCTTGGCAAGCAAGGTGAGATTGCCTGTCAGGCCTGTTAGATTACAGAGCAGCTTTCTCATCGTGTTGGTAATAATTACCATTGCATTACTGGTCTGGAACTACCTGCCAGGGTTGAACATGATAAACGAAGGCCGACCAGCGCTCCTGGAAGACTTCTCAACCTATCTTGCCGAGGAAACACATCCCGGGAGAGCTATCATCTTCAGCAAGGAAAACTCATCTCCTTCGTACTGGCTAACGGTGGGTGGGAACAAACCGCAAGCGTTTGGGTGGGCGGTTGAGGGAACCATTCATCAGGATACACAACCACTGATGAATAAGGCTATCGTTGAGGACGATACCGAGTACCTGGAAAACCTCTTCAGACTGTGGCAGGTGAACTACGCCATACTGGGCGGCGATCAAATACCAATGAAGCAACAGCTATTCAGCGACACGGGATTTGTGACAACAAGGGAAACAACAGGTACTCAAACAATGCCATACATTCTTATGAAGCGTGAGAATCCGCTGACACCAGCATTCTCTTTCAACATGAATACGCTGGCAATAGGCGTAGGTGCCGCCGGACTTAGCGGGCACCTTCCCTGGATTACCAGGGGGGATACAGATTCCCTGGAAGACCACGACTCCAGCTACCTCGAGCACTTTGATGTCATCATCCTGTGGGAGCCGGTAATCAAGGATAGACAGCGCTTCGAAGCAATTATCACCGAGCTTGCAGCAAGCGGTACCGACGTCTACATCAGCCCAGGACGTAATGTCGGGAATCTCGCTTTCGGTGTATCATCGGAGAAGGTCCCTATGTCAGGCGTTTGCCAGGTTAGGAATGAGGCATCGCCACCGGTGTCAGATGACGAAGCACTGGAACTGACGCTGCCAGCAGACTGGTACGGGCACATATATTACCACATAGACGGGACGGATATCATGCTGGATGGCTCCGAACAAATACCTCTGCTTCAGCATAAAATAGTAGGCGGAGAGAAGGTCTATTTCATCGGTGCTGCTATGCTGTGTCTTCTTGATACCACTTCGGAGCTCGAAGCAAAGATGGCACTGGAGAGTATGTTATCACGCAGTCATCCCTATACGGACCCCACGATTACGCCGCTCCCCTCCGAGGTAACCCACGCATCTGATGTGATGACGGTAGAGATTGCCACGTCCGAAGATGGCTGGGTAATTCTCTCAGAGTCATACAGTCCATCATGGGATATGTATTTAGATGACTCGCCGCTTGCTTATTACAATATTGAAAACATGTTGGCGTTCTATCTTCCCGCCGGGCAACATACTGTGAAGGGTTATTACGGGTTGACTACACTTCAAATAATGTCAATCATGCTATCGTTTGTGAGTCTGATAGCAGTGTTCTTAATGCTACACATTATCCGACCTTTCCGGATATCAAAGACTACACTGAGGAATATCCCGTGGCGGACCGGTCACGGAGAATTTCACCATGAAAGCGCGGCCGGGGAAGAGACTGACATTTGTCGCCAGGTATAG